The Phyllostomus discolor isolate MPI-MPIP mPhyDis1 chromosome 4, mPhyDis1.pri.v3, whole genome shotgun sequence genome window below encodes:
- the LOC114494156 gene encoding 60S ribosomal protein L23a-like translates to MKMAPKAKKEAPAPPKAEAKAKALKAKKAVLKGVHSHKKKKIRTSLTFRRPQTLRLRRQPKYPRKSAPRRNKLDHYAIIKFPLTTESAMKKIEDNNTLVFIVDVKANKHQIKQAVKKLYDIDVAKVNTLIRPDGEKKAYVRLAPDYDALDIANKIGII, encoded by the coding sequence ATGAAGATGGCGCCCAAAGCGAAGAaggaagcccctgcccctcccaaagccgaagccaaggcaaaggctttgaaggcaaagaaagcagtgctAAAAGGCGTccacagccacaaaaagaagaagatccgCACGTCACTCACCTTCAGGAGGCCTCAGACACTGCGGCTCCGAAGGCAGCCTAAATATCCTCGGAAGAGCGCCCCCAGGAGAAACAAGCTTGACCACTATGCCATCATCAAGTTCCCCCTGACTACTGAGTCAGccatgaagaagatagaagacaacAATACACTTGTGTTCATTGTGGATGTCAAAGCCAACAAGCACCAGATcaaacaggctgtgaagaagctgTATGATATTGATGTGGCCAAGGTCAACACCCTGATCAGACCTGATGGGGAGAAGAAGGCATATGTTCGACTGGCTCCAGACTATGATGCTTTGGATATTGCCAACAAAATTGGGATCATctaa